The following is a genomic window from Methylomarinum vadi.
CGGCATGTTGTTTTGAATGACGATATTGCCGGCAAAGCTTTTGCGCGAAACGACATCGACCGGTACATTTTGTATGGTTCCGGACCCCGTATCGACGGGAATTTCGGATTGAACTGGACTGATCGCCGATTGGTCAATCAGCAGGTTCAGGTTGACGCTGTTGTCTTTACTGATGCTCGGCGTCATGATCAAAGTCGTACCGATCTGCTGGCGTTCCACCACGGGGTCATTACGTATTTGATTGACGACTGTACCGGATCCCGTTGCGGTCGTATTGCTGGTGGAAACGTTGAAATCGACGGTGATGGGCCGTTCTTCGGCCAACGTAATCCGGCTTACTTCCTGATTGGCGGTCGATACCACCGGGGTTGCCAGTTCGGTGATGCGACCTTCATCCTCTAATAATTTGAGACGAGCCGTAAGATTTTTCGAGAGATAACCCGCTACAATCGATGGATCCCCCAATGCACCCCGTACAAGATCGGTGGCATTATTTGCTATTGACGTGAAATTAGGATCGCTACTTTCGGTGATGTTGATATTGTCGTCACCGATAGAAAACTCGAACGTGGAGCTATAGTCATCGTTCAAGGCAACGCTTAGAATTTTTACTTCCAGTAAAACCGTAATCGGCGGCTTGTCCAAGTTACCGATCAATTTTTCGATTTCTCTGATCGCCATCGGATCGCGCGTTCGTACCAGAATATTGTTTTGGTTTTTCAGCAAGGTCAGGAAGATCGGCGCGTCTTCCTGGATATGTTGACTAATTTGGCCGGTACTTGCCTGAATATTGCCGGAAATGACGTCCTGTAGGTTTTTTTGCAATTCCTCGTTGCTGAGCAGCGAAAGAACATTGCCTCGGTTATTCGCTTGAAAGTTGCCGCGGCCGGAACGGTTGCCGCGATTGTTCCGGTTATTGTTGTTTTGGTTATTGTTGTTTTGGTTGTTAAAGTTGCTGTTGTTATTCAAATTATTGTTGCCGCCGCCGTTGTTGGTGCCGGTATCGATAGTGCTTCGGTTGGCGAGCAGATCGAAACGGCGGAAACGGTTTTGCAGATCCTGATAGATTTCATCCTGCTCCTGACCTAATGCCATCTGCACCCGTTCCGGATACAGGTTTTGAACGGCATAGGCGATCGACAGCACGTTCTGATAACGGGCGGTGAAGACCTTGACATGTTCGCGGTTAGCCTCGACGTTGCCGAGGCGAAATTCCTCCGCCGTGTACATGCGGTAAATATTCGAATTGGCGTCCTTGCGATACCAGAGATTATAGGTCTTGGCCAGGGTTTCCAACACATCTTCAGGGGTGACCTTGTTCAGAAACATCGTCACCCTGACGTCGGCGGCTTTTTTCGAGGTAATCACATTCAACCGGTATTGGTCGGATAAAAGTCGCAAGGCTTCCGCCATTGGTATGTCATGGAACTCGATGCGTTCGATAATAGGGGGATTGTTTTTTGCGGCCGGCCAGGCGGTAGCCGGGGTCATTAAAGTCACGGCGATAAACGCGCCACAAATGCTGCTTTTGAAAAAGCGGTTCATAAATATTCCTGAAATACCTATTTAGCGTAGAATCAACGTTTCATTCAGAGGAAAAATCCGGATGCGTACGGTATGCATGTCGATGCTTTCCACCGCTATTTCATAGATTGCGTTATCCTGCATAAAAGAAAAGTTACCGCCGGGTTTAACAAAATAGAGTTTTTTGTTAATGCTCAATAATGCCGAGGAGTTTTTGCCGTCCTCGCTGAAGGTTTTTGCCGCCAGTGTGATTTCGGGCAATTTAAATTCGGTGTCGCCGCTGCCGCCGCGCCGGGCCGATAAGCGTTTTAATGCTTCGCTAAAGCTCCCGGTCATTTGCGTGGGATCTTTAATGGCGCCGCTATCCGGCGTCAGCGACGGCGCCTGTTCGGTTTTGGGGGCAGGCCTGCCTGAAGTACTTTTGAAAGCGTCTTTAAGCTTATCCACGATGACGGTCGGGTCGCGCTGCATTTCGGTGGTCTGGTTAATCTTTTCCACCGTCATCTGCGAGTGCTTGCTGTAAATGGAATTTCGCGTTGTCGAATGATCGGCAACAACCGGCAGCGCAAGGCTTGGCAATAATAATATAAGTAGGCTGCGCATCATGAAGGACTCCCCCCGGCAGCGGAAAACATCGCGACCAGAAACGCGGCATATACGAAGCCGACGATGCCTCCGACGAAAATAGTCATCAGCGGTGCGATCATCCCGGTCAATTTAGCTATCGCCTGTTGCAATAGCTCGTCATGATAGTCGGTCATTTCGATTAAAATCTCATCCAGAGTTCCAGAACTTTCACCGACCCGGACCATTTGCAGCAGCAAAGGCATATAGCCGCTATCGGTTTCCAAGGGCTCGGTTAACGACGAGCCCTGCATGACCCGGTTGCGTGCAATATGGACCTTGCTGGCCATAAAACGATTGCCGTGCAACTTTTCCATTGTTTCCAGTGCTTCGACGATCACCACGCCGCTGCGCAGTAGTAGCCCCATCGCGCGAGCGAACAGCACGGTGCCGGAAAGTTTGAATACATAGCCAAATATTGGCAGCTTCAAGGCGATGCGGTCCATCCACCAGCGGGTTCTGGGGACATGATATAACGCAATAAGAGTAAATAGGGTGGAGCCAATAAAGACCCCCACAAAGATGCCGTTGGCCAGAAACCAGTCCGACAGATCAATCAATGCTTGCGTAATCGGCGGCATCGGTTTGCCCATGATTTGCAGTAGTTTTTTGATTTCGGGAATGATGTTGGTCAACATGAAGACGACCAGGCCGATCGCGAACAACAGAGTGAAGGCGGGATAGCGCAATGCCGAGACGATTTGTTTTTTCAGCTTGCGGCTGGCTTTCATTTCCTCTGCGGCCTGGTCCATGACGATGTTCAGATGGCCCGTCTGTTCCCCAACCCGAACCAGCTGGATCGTGAAATTGCTGAAAATCTTGTGCTGCGACAAGGCATCGGTAAACGAACTGCCCTGCTGAATCCGCTTGGCAAGATCCACCCAGGTGCCGCGGGCGCCGATGCGACAATGACGGGCGGTCATGTTCAACGCATCGAGCAGACTGATGCCGCTGCGCAGCATCACAGCCATCTGATGGAATTCGTGCTCGATGTCATCCGGACGAATGGACCGGTAATCCAGCGGATTCCAGCTGAAGGAGGCGGAACTTTCTTGTTTGTTCTTGACCTCGGCGATCTTGAGCGGAAGCAGGCCCTGGCTCCGCAAGTTGGCGATGGCCGCCTCGCGAGACGGGCTTTCGATCGAGTCGTTCCGTTGTACGCCGCTGCGGTCGCGGGCCGAATAACTGAAAACAGGCATGGTTAAAAAATGATATCGACAGAGATTAAGAGACACAGAGTTTTACGATTGCACCTGCTTCGCAATTAATAATCATTCACTAGGCGTTTGATTCCTTTGTGTAACAGAGGGACGCTGAAGTTAATTAACAAGCCGACCTTGCATCCGGTCAGCCTGAGACGGGTGAGTAACTGGGCGTCATGGACCGGCATCAGTCTTTCCACCGCTTTCAGCTCGATCACGATTTTATTTTCCACCACCATATCGATCTTGAAGTTATCCTTGAGCGTATGATTCTTATATTGAATCGGTAATGACAGTTGGCGTTGAAAATTCAGATATTTCTCGCCGAGTTCAATGGCTAGGCACTCTTCATAGATGGATTCGAGCAGGCCGGGCCCCAGTGTTTTATGAACGTCGATCGCCGAGCCGATGATCTGTTCTGTTATCCGGTTTTCGTTCATTGTTGCTTTTTGTTGTCTCACAATAGAGCCGCCGAGAAATGTTTGTCTTGGAAACTTTGTGCCTTTGTGGCAGCGCGGTTCATCATTCCGTGGTTTTAATTATCCATCATAAGGTTTAAACCACCGGCTTTAGCCGGTCAGCTTTAGCTGCGATAATTTGCCCAAGGAGGTGGCGATGGACTATAGATACGGCAGCCATACGGTTTACCAAATTGAGTATCATTTTGTTTGGGTTACGAAGTATCGTTATAAAGTGCTGAAGGATGAAATAGCCGAACGAGTGAGAGACTTGGTGCGGCAGACATGCGAAGCCTTTGAGATACGGATTATCAAAGGTGTCGTGAGCAAAGATCATGTGCACATTTTGGTGAGTGCGCCGCCGACTATGGCCCCAAGCGAAATCATGAGGCGAATCAAGGGACGAACTTCGAGCTATCTGTTCGAAGAGTTCCCGCACTTGAAAAAGCGATATTGGGGTCGACATTTTTGAGCCCGCGGTTATTTTTGCGCCACAGTGGGGCAAATGACTGATGAGATGATAAAGCAATATTTGGAGCATCACTTTGAACCTAATCCAAACGATAATTTCAAGATGGAGCCCGACTAAGACGCGTCGTTTAGTCGACGCGTATCCGGACTTTCAGTCCGTTATTGGAACCCACCCGCTTGAGCGGGTGGTTGTTTAGTCCATAAATCACCACGACGAAGCAATTTGTATCACCTCGCCGATCGACGTTTCGCCGTGTAACAGTTTGTCGATCGCATCGTCGAGCAAACTCTTGATGCCGGCATCGCGCATTTTGGTCACCAGTTGCGCCTCGCCTTCGCCGTCGGCCACCGAACGCGCCCAGTCCTCTTTCAATTCGAGCATCTCATACAAGCCGATGCGGCCGGCATAGCCTTTGCCGCCGCAATAAATGCACCCGCAGGGATCGTAAATTTTCTTCTGGACCAGCTCGGGACGGCCGATCGTGATCGCCTCCAGCTCCGTCAGGGGGCGCGCGATGCGGCAATGCTTGCACAGACGGCGCAACAATCGCTGCGCGATGGCGAGCCTCAGGGCCGCTGCCACCAGGTAGGGTTCGACGCCCATATCCAGCAGGCGGGTCACGGTCGCGGCGGCGGAATTGGTATGCAACGTTCCCAAGACCATATGGCCGGTCAGCGCCGCCTTGATGGCGATGTCGGCGGTCTCCTTGTCGCGGATCTCGCCGACCATGATGACGTCCGGGTCGTGCCGCAGAATACTGCGCAGCGCCTTGCCGAAACTGACCTTATCATTTGCGTCGACCTCGCATTGCGCCACGCCGGCGATTTCGTATTCGATCGGGTCCTCGATCGTTATGATGTTGACGTTGCGCTCGGCCATCAGCATCCGGATCGCGGCATACAGGGTCGTGGTCTTGCCGCTTCCGGTCGGCCCGGTCATGATCATCATGCCCTGTATTCGACGCAGGAAGGTCTCGATCAACTCTTGATGCCTGAATGTGAAGCCCAGTTTGTCCAACGTCAGCGAATCGGTTTGCACGGCCAGCAGCCGCATCGTGACCCGCTCGCCGTACTTGGTCGGGAGCGTCGCGACCCGGACGTCGATGCGGCGTTCGCCGGCGACGAATCGATGGGAAAAACGGCCGTCCTGCGGCGAACGTTTTTCCGCGATATCGAGGCTGGCCATGACCTTTAGCCGGCTGACCAATTCGGTGTAGACATGGCTGTTGATCTTGTTGTAGACCTCCAGTTGGCCGTCGGTTCTGAAGCGGATGGTCGCGCCGTCGAAGTTGGGGTCGATATGAATGTCGGAAGCCTGGCGCATATAGGCCGCATAGAGCAGGTCGTCGCCCAGGTTGACGGCGGCGGCCTGATTGTTTTCTCCGGCGACGGCGTTGGGCAGGGCCTGGATTTGTCCCGGGTTGCTGCCGTAAACTTGCTTTAACTTAATTTCCAGTAAGTTCGTGGGCGCCCGCCACAGCTTGATTTCCGTTTTCAGGAAACGTTCCAGTAATTTGACCGTTTGCGAATTGGCCGGACCGCTGCAGGCGACATGAGTGACATCGTCCTGTAACAAAAAAGGGAGTGCTTTTTGTCGTAAGGCGATATTGCCGGGCAGTTTCAGGGCGCAGGTCGGACAAACCTTGACATCCTCGATGTTCAACTGATGGCTTTCCGGGTCGAAACCGACATGATCGACATATTGCACGCCGAAATGTACGTTCTGGCCGTATTGTTTCAGCCAGCATACCTCGGCCATGCGGGTGAAACGGCGGTTTTCCGCCTCGACGTGCAAGGTCAGTCTGACGTTTTCCCCGATCCAGTCGACCTCGTCGCTGACGACAAGGCGGGCGCCGCTGCCGGTGATGTCGGCGACGAAGCCGTGTACGAGACTGGCGTCGCCGTCCCGGAAAATCGTCGCATTCCATCCGGCTATCGCTTCTCTTTCGTTGGTGCGCAGTTCTTCGGACGAAGCCGAGTGTTTCAAATCCACAGTTCCAGCATCCATTGTTTCAGTCCCACTTCGTGTTGTTCGTCATCGGGCAGATTGCCCATGGTCAAAAATACCGGTAGCGCCTTGATCTTTTCATCGGCCAGCTGCCGCAGCATGGCGTAGACATCCACGTAGCGGCCGACAAAACGGATGCGATGAGTCCTGATTTGGTCGTCCATCTTCAATGCGTCGCTCAGCCATTGCCGGACATCCACGATGGATTGCGGCATATGGGCGAGTTGTTTTCGTTCGTTCGCCGATTCCTCGCTGATGCGCAGGCGGTGCTGATCCAGCAGCAGCGCGATCCGGTCGATCGCCTCATGACTGTCGTTGCCCCCATAAAGAAATCCGGCTTTTTCCGACAGTCCGTTTTGCACGGCTTCGTCCTTTTGCTTCAGCTTCAACAGCTCGTCCTGCAAGCGGTTTTTTTGATTTTCCAGTCCCGGCAGGGCGGCGCTGGAAATGCCCCGTTGCATCAGCAGGCGGTAGGCGTCCTCGGCGGTTTTCGCCTGGTCGCTGACGATGCCGCTGATGAAGACGAAATAGATCACCGAGATCAGCAGTCCCGGCAATATCCGCTTCAGCCACAGTTCGCGTTGTTGTTCGGGCGTCATCGTCATGACTTCTCGTCCTCGCCGAAGCCCGGAATGCCCTCGTCGATCAGCCTCAATTCGAACGACCAAGGCCCGTGATCCTCGAATAAATCCATCGCCACTTTGGTCGGCGCCTGCACTTGCCAATTCAGGTCGGCGAGGTTGGCTTGCAAATGGCTCGCCAATTGATTGGCCAGATGCGGCTTCAAGGTTACCCCCGTGACGACGATGTCGTTGTTGCGCTGTTCGATCGTTTCCACCACCAGTTCCTGGTCGCGGCCATTGGCCAGTTCCCGCAATAATCGAGCGGGACGGTGCTGCAACGTGGCCAGCGTGTTGGGGATCAGATCGGCATCGCCGGTCAGTTTTCCCAGTTTCTTTTCCAACGCCGCTTTCTGGTCCCGGCTCTGATTGATCTGTTTGCGCAACGCCTGCATGGAGCGGTCCGTTTGGCTCAAGGCATCGGCTTCGGCCTGGTAATGACGGCTTTGCTGGATGAACCAACCGGCATGCAGCAGGCACAACAACAGGGCGCCGCCCCCGGTGCCGGCCATCCAGGCGATATCGGGATTGTAGCGGGACGGCGGCGTGATGAGCGGAATCGGAGGATGTTTGGTCGCAATCAAGGTCTGCGCCCATAATCCCAGCCAGGCATTCAGGTCGTGTTCCTCGTTCAGGCGGAATTGCGCGTCGCTGTCGGGCAGCACTTCAAGCTTGTTGTTCAGCAGGGTTTCACGGGGCGTGTCGGTCCCGGCGTCATCCAGCCATTGCTCCAGTTCCGAGCGCCAATGCGGGTTGTCGAAAGAAAAGACCTGCAGGTTCGAATGATCCTCGGTTTGCCGCAACACATGCAGCTGATTCGGCCAGGCTTCCAGTCTGAGCCATTCCGGGGCCTCCGGCTTGGCCAATGCCAGCGGCAGGCCGCCGGGGTGGAGCAGGCCGGCCAGCTTGGTTTTGCATTGCTTGGCCGCCTTAAGTAGATCGTCCAGCGCCAATTGATCGATCTGGGTCAACCAATAATCGCTCATGTCGTCGTCGCTCCTGACGAAGCGAAAGGCGATACGGCTGTCTTGCGAGGACTGTCCGGTGATGCCTTCCAGCTCGAATTGCAGTGCCTGCGTCAATGTGTTTTCGTCGACTCCTTGCACTTGCAGGCTCGGTACATTGACCAGATGGGTGGGGAGGCGCAGGAACAACAGCCACAGTTTGCGGCCGAACGGGACGGTTTGATCGCTGATTTTTTGCAGTGTTTTCGCCAGCCTGGCCGGTTCTTCGCAGCCGCGTTCGATCGTTTCCAGATCGGTCAGCAGAACGCCCTTGCGGTCGGCATCGACGCGGAAAGTCTTGACTTCGGTAATGAACAGCAGGGTGTGGGCGGCGCGCTTGCCAAAACTGGGGAGCTTCATTGCTTATTGTAATTCTTATCTATAAAGCCAAAAAACATCGAGTTCGCAGGATGGACGGAAAGCAGGGAACCCCATCGTCAGGTCGATAAAATTCGCCGATCTGGGGCGGATCGACCCTTCCAAATTCTTCGTTAAAAGTCCGCTCATCGAAAACAATCATACCGCTGCACTCTCGACGAAAATGCAGCGGTATAAAAGGGGAACCGGCATCCCTGTCCGGTCCCAAAATCGTCCTTAATTAAGAAGTCCCTGGGTTGGTAGTCTTAAATCCTTGTTAGACGAAACCGGACCACGAAAAACCGAGGGGAGGTTTGCGGTCCGGTGAGTAGGAAGGTGTCGCTCCAAGTAGCCCGGATGGCACGTTGGCAGAATCCGGGAAAAGACGTTTGCGGCTTTCCCGTATTACGCGATGGTTTCGTTCGGGCTACTTGCTAATTACTTGCTATGTTTTGGAATTCGTCATCGAGTTCAAAACATTATTTAACTAGGTATTAGCTACCTTCTTGATCAGCGCGATCATAAAAGCGTTGCAAAGATGCTTGAGGGCCCTCGATATCCGACATAGCCATGGCTGTACATAGTAAAGTGGCATTGTCGGCTGAACCGTTTCGACCCACGTCATTATCATTGTCAACTCTAAAGATTGCCACAAAACGGTTGTAACGGTTGTTCGCATTCATCGCGCCGACTTGAGCGAAATGAACCGGCGCTTGCTGTATAGTGCGTCCAATCATGTCACTTTCAGGTCC
Proteins encoded in this region:
- a CDS encoding DUF3438 family protein, with translation MNRFFKSSICGAFIAVTLMTPATAWPAAKNNPPIIERIEFHDIPMAEALRLLSDQYRLNVITSKKAADVRVTMFLNKVTPEDVLETLAKTYNLWYRKDANSNIYRMYTAEEFRLGNVEANREHVKVFTARYQNVLSIAYAVQNLYPERVQMALGQEQDEIYQDLQNRFRRFDLLANRSTIDTGTNNGGGNNNLNNNSNFNNQNNNNQNNNNRNNRGNRSGRGNFQANNRGNVLSLLSNEELQKNLQDVISGNIQASTGQISQHIQEDAPIFLTLLKNQNNILVRTRDPMAIREIEKLIGNLDKPPITVLLEVKILSVALNDDYSSTFEFSIGDDNINITESSDPNFTSIANNATDLVRGALGDPSIVAGYLSKNLTARLKLLEDEGRITELATPVVSTANQEVSRITLAEERPITVDFNVSTSNTTATGSGTVVNQIRNDPVVERQQIGTTLIMTPSISKDNSVNLNLLIDQSAISPVQSEIPVDTGSGTIQNVPVDVVSRKSFAGNIVIQNNMPVAIGGLITERASDAEKKVPVLGDIPVLGMLFTDELRERKREELIIIIQPHIMSNGEKDFKFSKDFLDRNSVHPYTKNQDNLDIYSNDGGVHKDYKLEQPYKEYRFQDKQDSHRWNSPEQERKKQRKADKRKNAAQQTYIELTKYASKAVRLPAHEREQVSGIRPTELARKNDVDLLKINNGSLRAVPVASWKKGGVHVTALEVHNISSSPVKVDHRKLNGRWLASTIEDTTLAPDRQFGDSTYLYLVSAQPFWDIIDKAGQ
- a CDS encoding type II secretion system F family protein, with product MPVFSYSARDRSGVQRNDSIESPSREAAIANLRSQGLLPLKIAEVKNKQESSASFSWNPLDYRSIRPDDIEHEFHQMAVMLRSGISLLDALNMTARHCRIGARGTWVDLAKRIQQGSSFTDALSQHKIFSNFTIQLVRVGEQTGHLNIVMDQAAEEMKASRKLKKQIVSALRYPAFTLLFAIGLVVFMLTNIIPEIKKLLQIMGKPMPPITQALIDLSDWFLANGIFVGVFIGSTLFTLIALYHVPRTRWWMDRIALKLPIFGYVFKLSGTVLFARAMGLLLRSGVVIVEALETMEKLHGNRFMASKVHIARNRVMQGSSLTEPLETDSGYMPLLLQMVRVGESSGTLDEILIEMTDYHDELLQQAIAKLTGMIAPLMTIFVGGIVGFVYAAFLVAMFSAAGGSPS
- a CDS encoding GxxExxY protein, coding for MNENRITEQIIGSAIDVHKTLGPGLLESIYEECLAIELGEKYLNFQRQLSLPIQYKNHTLKDNFKIDMVVENKIVIELKAVERLMPVHDAQLLTRLRLTGCKVGLLINFSVPLLHKGIKRLVNDY
- a CDS encoding ATPase, T2SS/T4P/T4SS family, yielding MDAGTVDLKHSASSEELRTNEREAIAGWNATIFRDGDASLVHGFVADITGSGARLVVSDEVDWIGENVRLTLHVEAENRRFTRMAEVCWLKQYGQNVHFGVQYVDHVGFDPESHQLNIEDVKVCPTCALKLPGNIALRQKALPFLLQDDVTHVACSGPANSQTVKLLERFLKTEIKLWRAPTNLLEIKLKQVYGSNPGQIQALPNAVAGENNQAAAVNLGDDLLYAAYMRQASDIHIDPNFDGATIRFRTDGQLEVYNKINSHVYTELVSRLKVMASLDIAEKRSPQDGRFSHRFVAGERRIDVRVATLPTKYGERVTMRLLAVQTDSLTLDKLGFTFRHQELIETFLRRIQGMMIMTGPTGSGKTTTLYAAIRMLMAERNVNIITIEDPIEYEIAGVAQCEVDANDKVSFGKALRSILRHDPDVIMVGEIRDKETADIAIKAALTGHMVLGTLHTNSAAATVTRLLDMGVEPYLVAAALRLAIAQRLLRRLCKHCRIARPLTELEAITIGRPELVQKKIYDPCGCIYCGGKGYAGRIGLYEMLELKEDWARSVADGEGEAQLVTKMRDAGIKSLLDDAIDKLLHGETSIGEVIQIASSW